A genomic stretch from Vibrio neptunius includes:
- a CDS encoding thioredoxin fold domain-containing protein, which yields MSVIRRITLLTLPLLVAAQAVAAEVKFDKAQLEERFAKLGLEVKQVVPAEIDGLVEVQTSGGILFASPNGDYFLAGTLYKLDGNGQYEDVLAKRQAPINANKIETFKDSMIEFKAKDEKYVITVFTDITCGYCVRLHSQMKDYNDLGITIRYMAYPRQGATGSVADQMATIWGSDDPQAAMHNGKVKREFPEKSKNFAKYQEIIKEHYALGRELGISGTPAIFLPNGEMVGGYLPPEQMLQRLQQTQKS from the coding sequence ATGAGCGTAATACGCCGAATAACTCTACTTACGTTACCACTGCTCGTGGCGGCACAGGCAGTAGCAGCGGAAGTCAAATTTGATAAGGCTCAGCTTGAAGAGCGTTTTGCCAAGTTAGGGCTAGAAGTAAAACAAGTGGTTCCAGCAGAGATAGATGGTTTAGTCGAAGTGCAGACTAGTGGTGGAATTCTTTTCGCTTCGCCAAACGGTGACTACTTTCTAGCGGGCACACTGTATAAGCTTGATGGCAATGGTCAGTATGAAGATGTGTTGGCGAAACGTCAGGCACCGATCAATGCGAATAAAATTGAAACTTTCAAAGACAGCATGATCGAGTTTAAGGCCAAAGACGAGAAATACGTTATCACTGTCTTCACCGATATTACTTGTGGTTACTGTGTGCGTCTTCATAGCCAAATGAAAGACTACAACGATTTAGGCATTACTATTCGTTACATGGCTTACCCACGTCAGGGCGCAACGGGTTCTGTTGCGGATCAAATGGCAACGATTTGGGGTTCGGATGATCCTCAAGCTGCCATGCATAACGGCAAGGTAAAACGTGAATTCCCTGAAAAGAGCAAAAATTTCGCCAAGTATCAGGAAATCATCAAAGAGCATTACGCACTTGGACGTGAGTTAGGTATCAGCGGAACGCCAGCAATTTTCCTACCAAACGGTGAAATGGTTGGTGGTTATTTACCACCTGAGCAGATGCTGCAACGCCTACAACAAACACAAAAATCGTAA
- the recJ gene encoding single-stranded-DNA-specific exonuclease RecJ, with the protein MIEIQRRPEVDLSLLSTDIAPLLKRIYISRGITSAQQLETTARALHSYQKLHGIDAAVELLFEAIQGNKRIIVVGDFDADGATSSALSVIALRMLGSNNVDYLVPNRFEDGYGLSPEVVDQAIEIGAEVIMTVDNGVSSIDGVRYAKEQGLKVLVTDHHLPGHELPNVDAMVNPNLEECAFPSKALAGVGVAFYLMMALCVHMRKHGWFVHQGMAEPKLMELIDLVALGTVADVVPLDENNRILVHQGLQRIRAGKARPGIQALIEVAKRDARRLVAADFGFALGPRINAAGRLDDMSFGVELLMANNIHAARRMASELDGLNQTRKEIEEGMKQEAMAFCERLQFGDKNMPHGLVLFQRDWHQGVIGILASRIKEKFHRPVIAFADGGEGSIKGSCRSIPGLHMRDTLDRIDTQNPGLILKFGGHAMAAGLTIMEKDFERFAQLFDEAVKQELDDAALKGVILSDGELKPEEFSMHIAEMLRAGGPWGQAFPEPLFDGEFKVLHQKLVGEKHLKLMLEPLHKGHPTNIMIDGIAFNVDLRRWPDASAKTVRLAYKLDINEFRGNQSLQLMIDHIEAK; encoded by the coding sequence ATGATCGAAATTCAACGACGGCCTGAGGTTGATCTCAGTCTGCTTTCTACCGACATTGCGCCACTTCTTAAGCGCATTTATATCTCACGCGGTATCACCAGTGCCCAGCAGTTAGAAACGACGGCGCGTGCATTGCACTCTTATCAAAAACTGCACGGTATTGACGCTGCTGTCGAGCTGCTGTTTGAAGCTATTCAAGGCAATAAACGTATTATTGTCGTAGGAGATTTCGACGCCGATGGGGCAACCAGCTCGGCCTTGTCGGTGATTGCATTACGAATGCTAGGTTCCAATAACGTCGATTATTTGGTGCCAAATCGTTTTGAAGATGGTTATGGTCTTAGCCCTGAAGTCGTTGATCAGGCGATTGAGATTGGAGCTGAAGTGATCATGACGGTCGATAATGGCGTTTCTTCAATTGATGGTGTGCGCTATGCGAAAGAGCAGGGCTTGAAGGTACTGGTTACTGACCACCACTTACCCGGCCACGAATTACCGAATGTTGACGCTATGGTCAACCCAAATCTCGAAGAGTGTGCTTTTCCTTCGAAAGCCCTAGCTGGAGTGGGAGTCGCGTTTTATCTCATGATGGCACTGTGTGTTCATATGAGAAAGCACGGGTGGTTTGTTCATCAGGGCATGGCAGAGCCTAAACTGATGGAACTGATCGACTTGGTTGCTCTGGGCACGGTTGCTGATGTAGTGCCTCTGGATGAAAACAACCGCATTCTGGTTCACCAAGGTTTGCAGCGTATACGTGCGGGTAAAGCAAGACCTGGTATTCAAGCCTTGATTGAAGTCGCAAAGCGAGATGCACGTCGATTGGTCGCTGCCGATTTCGGTTTTGCACTGGGTCCGCGTATCAACGCAGCTGGTCGTTTGGATGACATGTCATTTGGTGTTGAACTATTGATGGCCAACAACATTCATGCTGCACGTCGTATGGCGAGTGAGCTGGATGGTTTGAACCAAACGCGTAAAGAAATCGAAGAAGGCATGAAGCAGGAAGCGATGGCTTTTTGTGAGCGTCTTCAATTTGGTGATAAGAACATGCCCCATGGGCTGGTACTTTTTCAGCGTGACTGGCACCAAGGTGTGATTGGCATTTTAGCATCTCGAATCAAAGAGAAGTTCCACCGCCCTGTGATTGCCTTCGCCGATGGTGGTGAAGGGAGCATTAAGGGCTCATGCCGTTCGATTCCAGGCCTGCATATGCGTGACACTCTCGATCGTATTGATACTCAAAATCCCGGTCTGATCCTCAAGTTTGGTGGTCACGCCATGGCGGCTGGCCTGACGATCATGGAAAAAGACTTCGAACGATTTGCTCAGTTGTTTGATGAGGCTGTGAAACAAGAGTTGGACGACGCTGCACTCAAAGGTGTGATTTTGTCTGACGGTGAATTGAAGCCAGAAGAGTTTTCAATGCACATCGCAGAGATGCTTCGTGCTGGTGGACCATGGGGGCAGGCGTTCCCTGAGCCATTGTTCGACGGTGAGTTTAAGGTTCTGCATCAGAAACTGGTGGGAGAAAAGCACCTAAAACTAATGCTAGAACCTCTACACAAAGGTCATCCAACCAATATTATGATTGATGGTATTGCATTCAACGTCGATCTGCGTCGCTGGCCAGATGCTTCAGCGAAAACGGTTCGTTTAGCGTATAAGCTTGATATCAACGAGTTCCGCGGCAATCAATCGCTGCAGTTAATGATTGATCATATTGAGGCGAAATAA
- the pdhR gene encoding pyruvate dehydrogenase complex transcriptional repressor PdhR, with translation MAYQRIRQPKLSDVIEQELERLIVEGTLSPGQQLPPERELAKQFDVSRPSIREAIQRLEAKRLLTRRQGGGTFVSENIWTSFSDPLLNLLSSHSETQLDLLETRHAMEGISAYFAAVRGTDEDFARIQACLKNISEEQTKKNVEAEAAAVMQFLIALTEAAHNVVLLHIVRSLAPLLEQNVLQNLKLLHRRDEVVEKVSKHRANIVDAIVSGQPEKAREMSHSHLAYIEETLLDLSREESRRERSLRRIQQGNDS, from the coding sequence ATGGCTTATCAAAGGATTCGTCAGCCAAAACTCTCTGATGTAATTGAACAAGAGTTAGAACGGCTGATTGTGGAAGGAACATTGTCTCCGGGGCAGCAGTTGCCACCAGAGCGCGAACTGGCAAAGCAGTTTGATGTGTCTCGTCCTTCAATCCGTGAAGCAATTCAACGCCTCGAAGCTAAACGTCTTCTTACTCGTCGCCAGGGTGGTGGCACATTTGTTAGCGAGAATATCTGGACGAGTTTTTCCGATCCTCTGCTAAATTTATTGTCTAGCCATTCGGAAACACAGCTCGATTTACTGGAAACGCGCCATGCGATGGAAGGTATTTCTGCTTATTTTGCAGCAGTTCGTGGCACCGATGAGGACTTTGCCCGTATTCAGGCTTGCCTGAAAAACATCAGCGAAGAGCAAACGAAGAAAAATGTTGAAGCAGAAGCGGCTGCAGTTATGCAGTTTCTGATCGCTTTGACTGAAGCGGCGCACAACGTTGTCCTGCTTCATATCGTTCGCAGTTTGGCCCCTTTGCTGGAGCAAAACGTCCTTCAGAATCTTAAGCTCTTACATCGCCGCGATGAAGTGGTGGAAAAAGTAAGTAAACACCGAGCTAATATCGTTGATGCGATTGTTTCTGGTCAGCCAGAAAAGGCGCGTGAAATGTCGCACTCACACTTAGCTTATATTGAAGAAACATTGTTGGATTTGAGTCGTGAAGAGTCTCGCCGTGAGCGATCTTTGCGTCGAATTCAGCAGGGTAACGACTCGTAA
- the aceE gene encoding pyruvate dehydrogenase (acetyl-transferring), homodimeric type — protein sequence MSDMKHDVDALETQEWLQALESVVREEGVERAQFLLEQVLDKARLDGVDMPTGITTNYINTIPADQEPAYPGDTTLERRIRSIIRWNAIMIVLRASKKDLELGGHMASFQSSAAFYEVCFNHFFRAPNETDGGDLVYYQGHISPGIYSRAFVEGRLTEEQLDNFRQEVDGKGIPSYPHPKLMPEFWQFPTVSMGLGPISAIYQARFLKYLDGRGLKDTTAQRVYAFLGDGEMDEPESRGSLSFAAREKLDNLCFLVNCNLQRLDGPVMGNGSIIQELEGLFKGAGWNVVKVIWGSNWDALLAKDTSGKLLQLMNETVDGDYQTFKSKDGAYVREHFFGKYPETAALVADMTDDEIFALKRGGHESSKLYAAYKNAAETKGRPTVILAKTVKGYGMGEAAEGKNIAHQVKKMDMTHVLHLRDRLGLQDILTDEAVKELPYLKLEEGSAEYEYLHARRKELKGYTPQRLPNFTQEFKVPELEEFAPLLSEQKRDISTTMAYVRTLNILLKNKNIGKNIVPIICDEARTFGMEGLFRQIGIYNPHGQEYTPEDKGIVSYYKEATSGQVLQEGINELGSMASWVAAATSYSTNDLPMIPFYIYYSMFGFQRVGDMAWMAGDQQARGFLLGATAGRTTLNGEGLQHEDGHSHIMANTVPNCISYDPTFAYEVAVIMQDGIRRMYGENQENVFYYLTVMNENYAMPAMPEGAEEGIRKGIYKLESYAGDKSKVQLMGSGTIMNEVRKAATILSEEYGIASDVFSVTSFNELTRDGQAVERDNMLHPEADTKVPYITQVMGSEPAIAATDYMKNYAEQVRAFMPSESYKVLGTDGFGRSDSRENLRRHFEVNAGYVVVAALSELAKRGDVEKSVVIEAIAKFDIDTEKTNPLYA from the coding sequence ATGTCTGATATGAAGCATGACGTAGACGCACTGGAAACTCAAGAATGGCTACAAGCCCTTGAGTCAGTTGTACGTGAAGAAGGTGTAGAGCGTGCTCAGTTCCTACTAGAGCAAGTTCTGGACAAAGCACGTCTAGACGGTGTTGACATGCCAACTGGAATCACAACCAACTACATCAACACGATTCCTGCAGATCAAGAACCAGCTTACCCAGGTGACACAACACTTGAGCGCCGTATTCGTTCCATCATCCGCTGGAACGCAATCATGATCGTTCTACGTGCATCTAAGAAAGACCTAGAGCTAGGCGGCCACATGGCGTCTTTCCAGTCTTCTGCTGCATTCTACGAAGTATGTTTCAACCACTTCTTCCGCGCTCCAAATGAGACGGACGGTGGCGATCTAGTGTACTACCAAGGTCACATCTCACCAGGTATCTACTCTCGTGCATTCGTTGAAGGTCGTCTAACTGAAGAGCAGCTAGACAACTTCCGTCAAGAAGTAGACGGCAAAGGTATCCCATCATACCCGCACCCTAAACTGATGCCTGAGTTCTGGCAGTTCCCAACGGTATCTATGGGTCTAGGCCCAATCTCTGCGATCTACCAAGCGCGTTTCCTCAAGTACCTTGACGGTCGTGGTCTGAAAGATACGACAGCTCAACGTGTATACGCGTTCCTAGGTGACGGTGAGATGGATGAGCCAGAATCACGTGGTTCACTGTCTTTCGCTGCGCGTGAGAAACTAGACAACCTATGTTTCCTAGTTAACTGTAACCTACAGCGTCTAGACGGCCCTGTAATGGGTAACGGTAGCATCATCCAAGAGCTAGAAGGCCTATTCAAAGGTGCTGGTTGGAACGTTGTTAAAGTTATCTGGGGTAGCAACTGGGATGCACTACTTGCGAAAGACACGTCTGGCAAGCTTCTACAGCTAATGAACGAAACTGTAGACGGTGACTACCAAACATTTAAATCTAAAGATGGCGCATACGTACGTGAGCACTTCTTTGGTAAATACCCAGAGACAGCTGCACTCGTTGCAGACATGACAGACGACGAAATCTTCGCACTTAAGCGTGGTGGTCACGAGTCTTCTAAACTGTACGCAGCATACAAAAACGCGGCAGAGACTAAAGGTCGTCCAACAGTAATCCTAGCTAAGACTGTTAAAGGTTACGGTATGGGTGAAGCGGCTGAAGGTAAGAACATCGCGCACCAAGTTAAGAAGATGGACATGACTCACGTACTACACCTACGTGATCGTCTAGGTCTTCAAGACATCTTAACTGACGAAGCGGTTAAAGAGCTTCCGTACCTGAAACTTGAAGAAGGTTCTGCGGAATACGAATACCTACACGCTCGTCGTAAAGAACTAAAAGGTTACACGCCACAGCGTTTACCTAACTTTACTCAAGAATTCAAAGTACCTGAGCTAGAAGAATTCGCGCCGCTACTAAGTGAGCAAAAGCGTGACATTTCAACAACGATGGCTTATGTACGTACGCTTAACATCCTGCTTAAGAACAAGAACATTGGTAAGAACATCGTTCCTATCATCTGTGACGAAGCACGTACGTTTGGTATGGAAGGTCTATTCCGTCAGATCGGTATCTACAACCCGCACGGTCAGGAATACACGCCAGAAGATAAAGGCATCGTTTCTTACTACAAAGAAGCGACATCTGGTCAGGTTCTACAAGAAGGTATCAACGAGCTAGGCTCAATGGCTTCTTGGGTTGCTGCTGCGACATCTTACAGCACCAATGACCTGCCAATGATTCCATTCTACATCTACTACTCAATGTTTGGTTTCCAACGTGTAGGCGATATGGCATGGATGGCGGGTGACCAACAAGCTCGTGGTTTCCTACTAGGTGCTACTGCTGGTCGTACAACGCTAAACGGTGAAGGTCTACAGCACGAAGACGGTCACTCACACATCATGGCGAACACAGTTCCTAACTGTATCTCTTACGACCCAACATTCGCGTATGAAGTTGCGGTAATCATGCAAGACGGTATCCGTCGCATGTACGGTGAGAACCAAGAGAACGTGTTCTACTACCTAACGGTAATGAACGAAAACTACGCAATGCCAGCCATGCCAGAAGGCGCTGAAGAAGGCATTCGTAAGGGTATTTACAAGCTTGAGTCTTACGCAGGTGACAAGTCTAAAGTTCAGCTAATGGGCTCTGGTACTATCATGAACGAAGTACGTAAAGCAGCGACTATCCTAAGCGAAGAGTACGGCATCGCGTCTGACGTGTTCTCTGTAACGTCATTCAACGAACTGACTCGCGACGGCCAAGCGGTAGAGCGTGACAACATGCTACACCCAGAAGCTGACACAAAAGTGCCTTACATCACACAAGTGATGGGCAGTGAGCCAGCAATCGCAGCGACTGACTACATGAAGAACTACGCAGAACAAGTTCGTGCGTTCATGCCTTCTGAGTCTTATAAAGTACTGGGTACTGATGGCTTTGGTCGTTCAGACAGCCGCGAAAACCTACGTCGTCACTTCGAAGTGAACGCAGGTTACGTTGTTGTAGCAGCGCTAAGTGAACTGGCTAAGCGTGGTGATGTTGAGAAGTCAGTAGTCATTGAAGCGATTGCTAAGTTCGACATCGACACAGAAAAAACTAACCCGCTATACGCTTAA
- the aceF gene encoding pyruvate dehydrogenase complex dihydrolipoyllysine-residue acetyltransferase, producing the protein MAIEINVPDIGADEVEVTEILVSVGDKVEEEQSLITVEGDKASMEVPASQAGIVKEIKVAEGDSVSTGSLIMLFVEENVEAEGAADAAPAPAAEAAPAPAAAELKEVHVPDIGGDEVEVTEIMVAVGDSIEEEQSLLTVEGDKASMEVPAPFAGTLKEIKVAAGDKVTTGSLIMVFETAGAPVAGSGAAAAPTAVEAPAAAPVASAAKEVNVPDIGGDEVEVTEIMVAVGDTVEEEQSLITVEGDKASMEVPAPFAGTVKEIKIATGDKVSTGSLIMVFEVAGAAPAPAAAPAQAAAPAASVPKAEAPAAAAPATTGDFQENNEYAHASPVVRRLAREFGVNLSKVKGTGRKSRILKEDVQSYVKDALKRLESGAGAAASGKGDGAALGLLPWPKVDFSKFGETEVQKLSKIKKISGANLHRNWVMIPHVTQWDNADITELEAFRKEQNAIEAKKDTGMKITPLVFIMKAAAKALEAFPAFNSSLSEDGESIILKKYVNIGIAVDTPNGLVVPVFKDVNKKGIYELSEELMAISKKARAGKLTAGDMQGGCFTISSLGGIGGTAFTPIVNAPEVGILGVSKSEMKPVWNGKEFEPRLQLPLSLSYDHRVIDGAEGARFITFLNAALSDIRRLVL; encoded by the coding sequence ATGGCAATCGAAATTAATGTACCAGACATCGGTGCGGATGAGGTTGAAGTTACTGAAATTCTTGTAAGCGTTGGCGACAAGGTTGAAGAAGAGCAGTCTCTTATCACAGTTGAAGGCGATAAAGCTTCTATGGAAGTTCCTGCATCTCAAGCGGGTATCGTTAAAGAAATCAAAGTTGCTGAAGGCGACTCTGTTTCTACTGGTTCTCTAATCATGCTATTCGTTGAAGAGAATGTCGAAGCCGAGGGTGCAGCTGACGCTGCGCCTGCTCCTGCGGCAGAAGCAGCTCCAGCTCCAGCAGCGGCAGAGCTTAAAGAAGTTCACGTACCAGATATCGGTGGCGATGAAGTTGAAGTCACTGAAATCATGGTTGCAGTTGGCGACAGCATCGAAGAAGAGCAATCTCTTCTAACAGTTGAAGGCGACAAAGCTTCTATGGAAGTACCAGCACCATTCGCTGGTACTCTAAAAGAAATCAAAGTAGCAGCAGGCGATAAAGTAACGACTGGCTCACTAATCATGGTATTCGAAACGGCCGGCGCTCCGGTAGCAGGTTCAGGCGCAGCAGCGGCTCCTACAGCAGTAGAAGCGCCAGCGGCAGCTCCGGTTGCATCTGCAGCTAAAGAAGTGAACGTTCCTGATATCGGCGGTGACGAAGTTGAAGTCACTGAGATCATGGTTGCCGTTGGCGATACAGTGGAAGAAGAGCAATCTCTAATCACTGTTGAAGGCGACAAAGCTTCAATGGAAGTTCCTGCTCCATTTGCTGGTACAGTTAAAGAAATCAAGATTGCAACAGGCGACAAAGTGTCTACTGGCTCGCTAATCATGGTCTTCGAAGTAGCGGGTGCAGCACCTGCTCCTGCCGCGGCTCCAGCTCAAGCGGCGGCACCTGCAGCGTCAGTGCCTAAAGCTGAAGCACCAGCGGCAGCAGCTCCAGCAACGACTGGCGATTTCCAAGAGAACAACGAGTACGCACACGCATCTCCAGTTGTTCGTCGTCTAGCTCGCGAGTTTGGCGTTAACCTTTCTAAAGTTAAAGGTACTGGTCGTAAGAGCCGTATCCTAAAAGAAGACGTACAGTCTTACGTTAAAGATGCACTTAAGCGTCTTGAGTCTGGCGCAGGTGCAGCGGCATCTGGTAAAGGCGACGGCGCAGCGCTTGGTCTACTGCCTTGGCCGAAAGTTGACTTCAGCAAGTTTGGTGAAACTGAAGTTCAGAAGCTTTCTAAGATCAAGAAGATCTCGGGTGCAAACCTACACCGTAACTGGGTAATGATCCCTCACGTTACACAGTGGGACAACGCTGATATCACTGAGCTAGAAGCATTCCGTAAAGAGCAGAACGCTATCGAAGCGAAGAAAGACACTGGTATGAAGATCACACCACTTGTGTTCATCATGAAAGCAGCAGCGAAAGCGCTAGAAGCATTCCCAGCGTTCAACTCTTCTCTATCCGAAGATGGCGAAAGCATCATTCTGAAGAAATATGTCAACATCGGTATCGCAGTCGATACGCCTAACGGCCTAGTTGTTCCTGTCTTTAAAGATGTGAACAAGAAAGGCATCTACGAGCTATCTGAAGAGCTAATGGCTATTTCTAAGAAAGCGCGTGCAGGTAAGCTAACTGCTGGTGATATGCAAGGTGGTTGTTTCACAATCTCTAGCCTTGGTGGTATTGGTGGTACTGCGTTTACACCAATCGTAAATGCTCCAGAAGTTGGTATCCTAGGTGTGTCTAAGTCTGAAATGAAGCCAGTGTGGAACGGTAAAGAGTTCGAACCACGTCTACAGCTTCCACTAT